The Saccopteryx leptura isolate mSacLep1 chromosome 2, mSacLep1_pri_phased_curated, whole genome shotgun sequence genome has a window encoding:
- the SPATA31G1 gene encoding spermatogenesis-associated protein 31G1, whose amino-acid sequence MDWLLDGLFEAKEDTGLLWGQLTHALACEHCGSSCLQSTGNIVTLLLFMVWQVRRWWQLGSWQHLQPWYSGDIMQGKSLPLMYCVAFLGHLWRQKSEKEEEEEEEGEEEENEETISLDSLKPHSLPKEAPVGEQATTAPSQPPCDSESFNKATETPELVLKQNLNPSRSFPTFQILTNLPARQKTAPGSSLQERKSQLFWGLPSLHSESLDAIILSSSGPSSLKLFVGTSVCFNKLSFLHRSNLLSPQNCSPTQFPTRKAHTMKGMTEIAPNPQQLPPPSSPSVPSLPLHLKSFPTDHKGVYSDVQAHTQSQGTRPLGVPPGCETQWRITGHKRSPQASQPPIPAPYQPPDSLSEPQKISSEGGPSTPKEFLGTTGHRQKPQASGSSVPAPCPPSDPLPELQRGSPLRDPSGYEPHWGCRENSGNLQAFELPALDLNPGFYGTSPANVPAGSETLRKGTQNRKNLWVSADSVSSPSLPSACLLESLGMAPQGVPSKSKALWETTGQIENLWPSESTAPVGGNMKQKEICYSPVSPFWGPSPPPNSMSKSQLSEPLGDQSNCKPEGEAVELRENGWTTELPATTPNTHSTPLPDPHIDLEFVWKNVQQREIPQGPSPLAVDHLQPIPWAPPLAEALKTESNQPGLPREELFPGAKAEIPPSQREAVPEVSTHSGIQAWHWSRELELSLKKLQPSPASRYPGPSQQFGGSPALSSTTPGTWRLSFCPSQQSHSPNLCPHSSSCHTPKVDSTETQPVQVSHCYHSLSSSHPQPQGSGRAEHSSQREERMKAKMMAQVSLQGSCIHMKADESFPDLKEPSNPEIPDPGKRLDKASTLPSAKKRESPRKPKTGDHRGGDARLGSFTVTGKSHPAQAGRLVEAPVSPSQRSHHRNQSSLHSVLHQQLHFKATGPQNQRGAGLRAGDTLVPRHCKHCPLAHMEKPLSSPTPPAPLARVLQKVLAKIIGTHGPLPTKSSRNEKKPVLLVPKG is encoded by the exons ATGGACTGGCTGCTAGACGGCCTTTTTGAGGCTAAGGAGGACACAGGGCTTCTCTGGGGCCAGCTGACCCATGCCCTGGCCTGCGAACACTGTGGCAGCAGCTGCCTCCAGAGTACAGGGAATATAGTGACACTACTCCTGTTCATGGTTTGGCAGGTCCGGAGGTGGTGGCAGCTTGGGAGCTGGCAACATCTCCAGCCCTGGTACTCTGGGGACATAATGCAAGGCAAG AGCCTTCCACTTATGTACTGCGTGGCATTCCTTGGTCATCTGTGGAGGCAGaagtcagagaaagaggaagaagaggaagaggagggggaagaagaggagaatgaAGAGACAATATCTTTGGATTCATTGAAGCCACATTCTCTTCCCAAAGAAGCTCCTGTTGGAGAGCAAGCCACCACAGCCCCATCCCAACCACCCTGTGATTCTGAGAGCTTCAACAAGGCCACAGAGACACCAGAGCTAGTACTCAAGCAGAACCTAAACCCTTCCAGATCATTCCCTACCTTTCAGATCCTGACCAACCTGCCTGCAAGGCAAAAGACAGCACCAGGGAGTTCTCTACAGGAGAGAAAAAGCCAGCTCTTCTGGGGACTACCTTCTCTGCATAGTGAGTCCTTGGATGCCATTATCCTGAGCTCCAGTGGCCCCTCTTCCCTGAAGTTATTTGTTGGTACTTCTGTATGCTTCAACAAGCTTTCCTTCCTGCATAGGTCCAACCTGCTGTCTCCCCAGAATTGCTCCCCAACCCAGTTTCCTACCCGTAAAGCCCATACTATGAAAGGTATGACAGAGATAGCCCCCAATCCTCAGCAACTACCccctccatcttccccttctGTCCCATCACTACCCCTCCATCTTAAATCCTTTCCCACAGACCACAAAGGAGTCTATTCTGATGTTCAGGCACATACACAGT CTCAAGGAACTAGACCTTTGGGAGTTCCACCCGGATGTGAGACTCAGTGGAGAATCACAGGACATAAAAGGAGTCCCCAAGCCTCTCAGCCCCCAATTCCAGCCCCTTACCAACCCCCAGATTCTCTGTCAGAACCCCAGAAAATCAGCTCTGAAGGAGGACCTTCTACACCTAAGGAGTTCTTGGGGACCACGGGGCACAGACAGAAGCCTCAGGCCTCTGGGTCTTCAGTGCCAGctccctgtcctccctcagaCCCCCTGCCAGAACTCCAGAGAGGCAGTCCCCTGAGAGATCCATCTGGATATGAGCCCCACTGGGGATGCAGAGAAAATTCAGGAAACCTACAGGCCTTTGAGCTCCCAGCCTTGGACCTCAACCCAGGGTTCTATGGAACCAGCCCTGCCAATGTCCCAGCAGGATCTGAGACTCTACGGAAAGGCACACAAAACAGGAAAAATCTTTGGGTCTCTGCAGATTCAGTTTCATCTCCCAGCCTTCCCTCAGCCTGTCTGCTAGAGTCTCTAGGAATGGCCCCCCAGGGAGTCCCGTCTAAGTCCAAGGCTTTGTGGGAGACCACAGGGCAGATAGAGAATCTCTGGCCCTCGGAGTCTACAGCCCCTGTTGGTGGGAACATGAAGCAGAAAGAAATCTGTTATAGTCCTGTGTCCCCATTCTGGGGCCCCAGCCCGCCTCCAAACTCCATGTCAAAGTCTCAGTTAAGTGAGCCTCTTGGAGACCAAAGCAACTGTAAGCCTGAGGGGGAAGCAGTAGAGCTGAGAGAGAACGGCTGGACCACTGAGCTCCCAGCCACAACTCCCAACACACACTCTACTCCTCTACCAGATCCACACATTGACCTTGAGTTTGTGTGGAAGAATGTGCAACAAAGAGAGATCCCCCAGGGCCCCAGTCCTCTAGCAGTGGACCACCTGCAGCCAATACCCTGGGCTCCCCCCCTAGCTGAAGCTCTGAAGACTGAGTCCAACCAGCCTGGCCTACCTAGGGAAGAGCTGTTCCCAGGAGCTAAGGCAGAGATCCCACCCTCCCAGAGAGAAGCTGTCCCAGAGGTATCCACCCACTCTGGGATCCAGGCCTGGCACTGGAGTAGAGAATTAGAACTCAGCCTGAAGAAACTGCAGCCAAGCCCTGCTTCCAGATACCCTGGCCCAAGTCAACAATTTGGCGGTTCCCCTGCCCTGAGCTCCACAACCCCAGGCACTTGGAGACTCTCTTTCTGCCCTTCACAGCAGTCTCATTCCCCGAATCTGTGCCCCCATTCGTCAAGCTGTCATACCCCCAAAGTTGACAGCACAGAAACTCAGCCTGTCCAGGTCTCCCACTGTTatcactccctctcctcttcccatccACAGCCTCAAGGGTCTGGTAGGGCAGAACATAGTtctcagagagaggaaagaatgaaGGCAAAGATGATGGCCCAGGTTTCACTTCAGGGATCATGTATTCACATGAAGGCTGATGAGAGCTTCCCAGACTTGAAAGAGCCCTCAAACCCTGAGATTCCAGATCCAGGTAAGAGACTGGACAAGGCTTCAACTTTACCGTCagctaaaaagagagaaagccccAGGAAACCCAAAACAGGAGACCACAGAGGAGGGGATGCAAGATTGGGGTCATTCACAGTTACAGGAAAGAGTCACCCAGCGCAGGCTGGAAGATTAGTGGAGGCTCCTGTAAGCCCTTCCCAAAGGTCTCACCACAGGAACCAGAGCTCTCTACACAGTGTTCTCCACCAGCAGCTTCACTTCAAGGCTACAGGTCCTCAAAATCAGCGAGGAGCAGGACTGAGAGCTGGTGATACCCTGGTTCCTCGGCACTGTAAACACTGCCCTTTGGCCCACATGGAgaagcctctctcttcccccacaccACCGGCTCCCCTTGCCAGGGTTCTCCAAAAGGTGTTAGCCAAGATTATCGGTACCCATGGACCCCTGCCCACCAAATCCAGTCGGAATGAGAAAAAGCCGGTATTACTGGTGCCTAAGGGCTAG